The nucleotide sequence CGGCCAGCACGTTGTGCACGTGGTGCAGGCCGGTCAGTCCGGAGGCCACCGGATGCCGCACGGCGGCCTCATCCGTCCCGACCTGCAGGTCGAAGACGGGGCGCTCCTGGTCGTCGGATCGCACGTCCCGTGCGGCGACGAGGCCCGACGCGCGGCCGGCGGCCACGTCCTCGGCCGCGCGGGTGACGCCCCGTTCGTCCGCGGTGAACCAGGTGATCGGGGCGGCGGTCCGCGCCGCCATGCCGGCGACACGCTCGTCGTCGAGGTTGAGGACGGCGACGCCGTCGGGGCCGAGGGCCTCCACGAGCTCGCCCTTGGTGCGCGCGATGTTCGCCACGCCGCCGAAGCTGCCCGCATGGGCGGTGCCCACCATGAGCACGACGCCGATGTCCGGGCGCACGATGTCGCAGAGGTACGCGATGTTGCCGACGTGGTCCGCGCCCATCTCGACCACGAGGAAGCGCGTGTCCAGCTCCGCCCGGAACACCGTGAGCGGCACGCCGACCTCGCCGTTGTACGAGCCGACCGGTGCGACGGTGGGGCCCTGGGTGGCCAGCAGCGCGGCGAGCAGGTCCTTGGTGGTGGTCTTGCCGGCCGAGCCGGTGATGCCGATGACGGTGGTCGGGGAGTGCTCCCGGACGCGGCGCACGACCTCCCGGGCGAGCGCGCCCATCGCGAGCACGGCGTCCTCCACGATGATCGCCGGGTGCGCGGCGCCGTCGGGGGCGTGCGTGGCGCGCTCGGCGAGCACAGCGGCGGCGCCGGCGCCCAGCGCGGTGTCGATGAAGTCGTGGCCGTCGGCGCGCTCCCCCGGCTTCGCCACGTAGAGCGTGCCCTCGGCGGTGACCTCCCGCGAGTCGGGGGTGACGTGCACCAGCACGGTGGCGGGGTCGAGGGTGGCCGAGAGCGTGCCGGACACGGCCTCGGCGATCTGGGCTGCGGTGAGAGCGATCATGACTCGATGACCTTACCCTCGCGGACTGGGCCGGAGACCGAGGCGGAGGCCACAGCGGCACCGGCGGCCAGGGCCTCGCGCAGGGCCACCCGATCGTCCAGCGGGACGAGCTCGCCGTCGTAGTCCATCGTGGTCTCGTGCCCGCGGCCGGCCAGGAGGATGCCGTCCTGCGGCCCCGCCAGCTCCACGGCGCGGCGGATGGCCGCGAAACGGTCGGCCACCTCCTCGATCACGACCGTGCGGCCCTCCTCCCGCGCGATGCGGTCGGCCTCGGCGCGGGCGCCGGCCAGGATGTGGGCGCGGATCGGCGCCGGGTCCTCCGAGTGGGGGGTGTCGTCGGTGACGATCACCACATCCGCCGCCCGGGCCGCGATCGCGCCCATCACGGGCCGCTTGTCACGGTCACGGTCGCCGGCGGAGCCGAACACGATCAGGGTGCGGCCGCGCGTCCCGGCCGCCGCCCGGGCGTCGGCGAGGGAGCGCAGCGCCTGGACCATGCCGTCCGGGTTGTGCGCGAAGTCGACGACGGCGTCCGGCTCGCGGCCCACGACCTCCATCCGCCCCGGGACGGCGGCGGCCAGAGGGCCCTCGCCCGCGGGCACGTCCAGGACGGCGGCGAGCGCGTCCAGGTGCTCCTCCCCCACGGCGTGCAGCACGAGCAGGACCGCGAGGGCCGCGTTGGCCACGTTGAAGCGGCCCGGCAGACCGACGGAGGCCCGCAGCTCCCGGCCCGTGGCCGCGTGGCGCAGGGTGAAACGGTGGCCGAGGCCGTCCGGCGCGAGCTCGGCGACCTCCCAGTCAGCCCGGAGGCCGGGGTCGTGTTCGGCCAGGGCGCCCGGCGTCGGCGCGGCCGGCCCGAGGGCGAGCGTGGTGACGGGAGCGCCGGCGGCCCGGGCCATGGCGACGCCCCAGCGGGGTCCCTCGCCGCCGTCGAGCGTGATGACGGCGTGGTCGGTGCGGGCGGGGTCGAACAGACCGGCCTTGGCCGCGAAGTACTCCTGCATCGAGCCGTGCATGTCCAGGTGGTCCTGGGTCAGGTTGGTGAACCCGGCCACCGCGTAGCGCAGGCCGGCGATCCGCTGGTACGCCACGGCGTGGGAGGAGACCTCCATGACGGCGGTGTCCACCTGCTCCTCGCGCATGAGCGCCATGAGGGCGTGCAGCTGGGTGGCCTCGGGCGTGGTGAGCGTGGAGGGGACCTCCCGCTCCCCCGCGCGGATCAGGATCGTGCCCACGATGCCCGACCGGCGCCCCAGGGCCTCGAGCAGGGCGGCGGAGAGGAAGCTCGTGGTGGTCTTGCCGTTGGTGCCGGTCACGCCGACCAGGCGCGGGCCGGCGTCGCCCCCGCCGCCGTAGACGCGGGCCGCCACGGTGCCGGCGGCGGTGCGCACGGCGTCGACCTCGAGCACCGGGACGTCGGCCAGGCCCTGCCCCGCCAGGAGCGCGCGGCCCGCCGCGTCCGTCAGGACGCCGACGGCGCCGGCCTCCAGCGCCGTGGCCGCGAACGCCGCACCGTGGGCGCGCGCCCCCGGAACGGCGACGTAGAGGTCGCCCGGGCGCACGACACGCGAGTCGAGGCTGACCCCCGTGACGCCGTCGGCCGGGGCCGCGCCGTGGACGTGGGCCGCGATCCCCGCCTCGGCCAGCGCCTGCGCGAGGACGGGCCAGGGCGTGGCGGGGGTGTGGGAGGGCCGGAAGGCGGCGTCCTGCTGGGCGGGGGTCAGCGGAGCAGGGGGGTCGCTCGGGGTGGTCATGGGGGTGCTCCTGGGGTGCTCGGGGCCGGCGGCGTGGGTCACCACGGCCGGTCCTGCGGATCGTCCACGAAGACGCGGTAGTCGTTCGGCTCGGCTCCGGTGGCGGGCACGTCCGCCTGGCGGAGCATGTACTCCATGATCGTGGCGGCCGCGACGGACACGTCCCGGGAGCCCTGCTTCGACGGCGGCCGATGCAGGGACACGGACACCACGAAGCGGGGGTCGTCGAGCGGGGCGA is from Micrococcus luteus NCTC 2665 and encodes:
- a CDS encoding UDP-N-acetylmuramoyl-tripeptide--D-alanyl-D-alanine ligase; amino-acid sequence: MIALTAAQIAEAVSGTLSATLDPATVLVHVTPDSREVTAEGTLYVAKPGERADGHDFIDTALGAGAAAVLAERATHAPDGAAHPAIIVEDAVLAMGALAREVVRRVREHSPTTVIGITGSAGKTTTKDLLAALLATQGPTVAPVGSYNGEVGVPLTVFRAELDTRFLVVEMGADHVGNIAYLCDIVRPDIGVVLMVGTAHAGSFGGVANIARTKGELVEALGPDGVAVLNLDDERVAGMAARTAAPITWFTADERGVTRAAEDVAAGRASGLVAARDVRSDDQERPVFDLQVGTDEAAVRHPVASGLTGLHHVHNVLAAAAAAHAAGMDPAEIARGLDGLGPASRFRMERTDRADGVTIINDAYNANPESMRAALRTLATLGRSSGRRTWAVLGEMLELGDARVREHTLVGESVVRLNIAQLLVVGAGARPLYIGALNEGSWGEEAHFVDDAAQAEAFLAEHLRPGDLVLVKSSNGVGLAALGERLATADAVAAPSASPKESRP
- a CDS encoding Mur ligase family protein, yielding MTTPSDPPAPLTPAQQDAAFRPSHTPATPWPVLAQALAEAGIAAHVHGAAPADGVTGVSLDSRVVRPGDLYVAVPGARAHGAAFAATALEAGAVGVLTDAAGRALLAGQGLADVPVLEVDAVRTAAGTVAARVYGGGGDAGPRLVGVTGTNGKTTTSFLSAALLEALGRRSGIVGTILIRAGEREVPSTLTTPEATQLHALMALMREEQVDTAVMEVSSHAVAYQRIAGLRYAVAGFTNLTQDHLDMHGSMQEYFAAKAGLFDPARTDHAVITLDGGEGPRWGVAMARAAGAPVTTLALGPAAPTPGALAEHDPGLRADWEVAELAPDGLGHRFTLRHAATGRELRASVGLPGRFNVANAALAVLLVLHAVGEEHLDALAAVLDVPAGEGPLAAAVPGRMEVVGREPDAVVDFAHNPDGMVQALRSLADARAAAGTRGRTLIVFGSAGDRDRDKRPVMGAIAARAADVVIVTDDTPHSEDPAPIRAHILAGARAEADRIAREEGRTVVIEEVADRFAAIRRAVELAGPQDGILLAGRGHETTMDYDGELVPLDDRVALREALAAGAAVASASVSGPVREGKVIES